From Variovorax sp. PMC12, the proteins below share one genomic window:
- the priB gene encoding primosomal replication protein N — MTAAAAATGVNQLLLSASVAELGALRFTPAGLPAIDLKLEHESTLQEEGKPRQVKTALKAVAFGAIAERLAKQSMGSLWRFQGFLATPGNGKHPVLHIQDFQQD; from the coding sequence GTGACTGCTGCCGCTGCGGCAACCGGGGTCAACCAGCTTCTGCTGTCCGCCTCCGTTGCCGAACTCGGAGCCTTGCGATTCACGCCGGCCGGCTTGCCCGCCATCGACCTGAAGCTCGAACACGAGTCGACGCTCCAGGAAGAGGGCAAGCCCCGGCAGGTCAAGACGGCCCTCAAGGCCGTGGCCTTCGGCGCAATCGCCGAACGGCTCGCAAAGCAGTCGATGGGGAGCCTCTGGCGTTTTCAGGGCTTTCTCGCGACACCGGGCAACGGCAAGCATCCGGTCCTGCATATCCAGGATTTTCAGCAAGATTAA
- the rpsR gene encoding 30S ribosomal protein S18, whose product MATFKKFNKDKRPKRNTQSLLFKRKRFCRFTVAGVEEIDYKDIDTLRDFISENGKIIPARLTGTRAIYQRQLNTAIKRARFLAMVPYSDQHRV is encoded by the coding sequence ATGGCCACGTTCAAGAAATTCAACAAAGACAAGCGCCCGAAGCGCAACACCCAGTCGCTGCTGTTCAAGCGCAAGCGCTTCTGCCGCTTCACCGTCGCTGGCGTCGAAGAAATCGACTACAAGGACATCGACACGCTGCGTGACTTCATCAGCGAAAACGGCAAGATCATTCCCGCCCGCCTGACCGGCACGCGCGCGATCTACCAACGCCAGCTGAACACCGCCATCAAGCGCGCGCGCTTCCTGGCCATGGTGCCGTACAGCGACCAGCACCGCGTCTAA
- the rplI gene encoding 50S ribosomal protein L9 — protein MQIILLDKVVNVGALGDIVKVKDGYARNFLIPTGLARRATAANKAEFEAKRAELEKAAAAKLAESQAQGEKLGGTTIKLTQKAGVDGRLFGSVTNGDIAEELGKQGYKVVKSQVRLPNGPIKVVGDSTVSVALHTDVVVDITVTVYGETA, from the coding sequence ATGCAAATCATTCTTCTGGACAAGGTTGTCAACGTCGGTGCCCTGGGCGATATCGTCAAGGTCAAGGACGGCTACGCTCGCAACTTCCTGATCCCGACGGGCCTGGCCCGCCGTGCCACCGCTGCCAACAAGGCCGAATTCGAAGCCAAGCGCGCCGAACTCGAAAAGGCTGCGGCCGCCAAGCTGGCCGAATCGCAAGCTCAAGGCGAAAAGCTCGGTGGCACGACCATCAAGCTGACGCAAAAGGCTGGCGTCGACGGCCGTCTGTTCGGCTCGGTCACCAACGGCGACATCGCCGAAGAGCTGGGCAAGCAAGGCTACAAGGTTGTCAAGTCGCAGGTTCGCCTGCCCAACGGCCCGATCAAGGTCGTCGGCGACAGCACCGTGAGCGTTGCCCTGCACACCGACGTGGTGGTCGACATCACCGTGACGGTCTACGGCGAAACCGCCTGA
- the dnaB gene encoding replicative DNA helicase, which yields MSAVFSYADNDPSADRQIAQLRIPPHSIEAESSVLGGLLLDNGAWDRMGDLLVDGDFYRHEHKLIYAAIGGLINASKPADVITVYEQLQNLGKADEIGGLVYLNSLAQYVPSASNIRRYAEIVRERSILRKLVSASDEIATQAFNPQGKPVDKILDEAEQKIFNIGEEGTRMKQGFQSMDALVVELLDRVTEMAENPNDITGIRTGFHDFDKMTSGLQPGDMIVLAARPSMGKTSLAINIAEHVALDEGLPVAVFSMEMGASQLAVRIVGSIGRIDQGHLRTGKLSDEEWPRLTEAIEKLRTVSLHIDETPGLSTSELRANARRLARQYGRLGLIVVDYLQLMSTSSSDENRATAVGEISRGLKMLAKELKCPVIALSQLSRGVESRTDKRPMMSDLRESGAIEQDADIIMFIYRDDYYDKNSKEPGVAEVIISKHRNGPTGTVKLAFLKPLTKFENLAGYSNNEQY from the coding sequence ATGTCCGCCGTTTTCTCCTATGCCGACAATGACCCGTCGGCCGACCGCCAGATCGCCCAACTGCGCATTCCGCCTCATTCCATCGAGGCCGAATCGAGCGTGCTCGGCGGGCTGCTGCTCGACAACGGGGCTTGGGACCGCATGGGCGACCTGCTGGTTGACGGCGACTTCTACCGGCACGAACACAAGCTGATCTATGCCGCCATCGGCGGGCTGATCAACGCCAGCAAGCCGGCCGACGTGATCACGGTCTACGAGCAGCTGCAGAACCTCGGCAAGGCCGACGAGATCGGCGGGCTGGTCTACCTGAACTCTCTCGCGCAGTACGTGCCAAGCGCGAGCAACATCCGGCGCTATGCGGAGATCGTGCGCGAGCGCTCGATCCTGCGAAAACTGGTGTCCGCCAGCGACGAGATCGCGACGCAGGCCTTCAACCCGCAGGGCAAGCCGGTCGACAAGATCCTGGACGAGGCAGAGCAGAAGATCTTCAACATCGGCGAAGAAGGCACGCGGATGAAGCAGGGCTTCCAGAGCATGGATGCCCTGGTTGTCGAACTGCTCGACCGCGTCACCGAGATGGCCGAGAACCCGAACGACATCACGGGCATCCGCACCGGCTTCCACGACTTCGACAAGATGACCTCGGGCCTGCAGCCCGGCGACATGATCGTGCTGGCCGCGCGTCCATCGATGGGCAAGACCTCGCTCGCCATCAACATCGCCGAGCACGTGGCGCTCGACGAAGGCCTGCCGGTGGCCGTGTTCTCGATGGAAATGGGCGCCTCCCAGCTTGCGGTGCGTATCGTCGGCTCCATCGGCCGCATCGACCAGGGCCATCTGCGCACCGGCAAGCTCAGCGACGAGGAGTGGCCGCGCCTGACCGAGGCCATCGAGAAGCTGCGCACGGTGTCGCTGCACATCGACGAGACGCCGGGCCTCTCGACCAGCGAACTGCGCGCCAATGCGCGGCGGCTGGCGCGCCAGTACGGACGGCTCGGCCTGATCGTGGTCGACTACCTGCAGCTGATGTCGACCAGCAGCTCCGACGAGAACCGGGCCACTGCCGTGGGCGAAATCTCGCGCGGCCTGAAGATGCTGGCCAAGGAACTGAAGTGCCCGGTGATCGCGCTGTCGCAGCTCAGCCGCGGCGTCGAGAGCCGCACCGACAAGCGCCCCATGATGAGCGACTTGCGCGAATCCGGCGCCATCGAGCAGGACGCGGACATCATCATGTTCATCTACCGCGACGACTACTACGACAAGAACAGCAAGGAGCCGGGCGTGGCCGAGGTGATCATCAGCAAGCACCGCAACGGCCCCACGGGCACCGTCAAGCTGGCCTTCCTGAAGCCGCTCACCAAGTTCGAGAACCTGGCCGGCTACAGCAACAACGAGCAGTACTGA
- a CDS encoding helix-turn-helix transcriptional regulator, producing MRRADRLFQIVQLIRGRRLTTAAFLAQRLEVSERTVYRDVADLQHQGVPIEGEAGMGYRLGMGFELPPLMFTQDEASALVAAARMAQSWVDPALARDIETGLGKILSVLPAAARVSAEALALYAPAMGLDPALRARLQTLREAVQSRNKLRLAYRDVSGDASERTVRPLGCFYWGKVWTLSAWCELRDDFRGFRLDRMDAIDMLPDRFRDEPGKTLADLLRTFKVEKVQGQIVPIK from the coding sequence ATGCGCCGCGCCGACCGCCTCTTCCAGATCGTGCAGCTCATTCGCGGGCGGCGCCTCACCACGGCCGCCTTCCTGGCGCAGCGGCTCGAGGTGTCGGAGCGAACGGTGTACCGCGACGTGGCCGACCTGCAGCACCAGGGCGTGCCCATCGAAGGCGAGGCCGGCATGGGCTACCGGCTGGGCATGGGCTTCGAGCTGCCGCCGCTGATGTTCACGCAGGACGAGGCGTCGGCCCTGGTGGCTGCCGCGCGGATGGCGCAGAGCTGGGTCGATCCGGCACTCGCACGCGACATCGAGACCGGCCTCGGCAAGATCCTGTCGGTGCTGCCGGCGGCGGCGCGGGTGTCGGCCGAGGCGCTGGCGCTCTACGCTCCCGCGATGGGCCTGGACCCCGCCTTGCGTGCGCGGCTGCAGACGCTGCGCGAGGCCGTGCAGTCGCGCAACAAGCTGCGGCTGGCCTACCGCGACGTGTCGGGCGACGCCAGCGAACGCACGGTGCGGCCGCTGGGCTGCTTCTACTGGGGCAAGGTGTGGACGCTGTCGGCGTGGTGCGAGCTGCGCGACGACTTCCGCGGCTTCCGGCTGGACCGCATGGACGCGATCGACATGCTGCCCGATCGTTTTCGCGACGAGCCCGGCAAGACGCTGGCCGACCTGCTTCGCACCTTCAAGGTCGAGAAGGTGCAGGGGCAGATCGTGCCGATCAAGTAG
- a CDS encoding GyrI-like domain-containing protein: MEPIRQHVDAFRVSGITVRTTNREESTPATARLGALWGRFFGEETYASTPNRTADTRIFGVYSGYESDADGAFDVTAGVAVSNGQGSISVEAGDYLVFTGQGEMPHMVIAAWQRIWQYFETHPEVTRSYRSDFEAYEGPDKVAIHIGVA; this comes from the coding sequence ATGGAACCCATCCGCCAGCACGTCGACGCCTTTCGCGTTTCGGGCATCACCGTGCGCACCACCAACCGCGAAGAGAGCACGCCGGCCACTGCGCGCCTCGGCGCGCTGTGGGGACGCTTCTTCGGCGAAGAGACTTACGCGTCGACACCGAACCGGACGGCGGACACCCGCATCTTCGGCGTCTACTCGGGCTACGAGTCGGACGCCGATGGCGCGTTCGACGTGACCGCCGGTGTCGCCGTCTCGAACGGGCAAGGCAGCATTTCCGTCGAAGCCGGCGACTACCTCGTCTTCACCGGACAGGGCGAGATGCCGCACATGGTGATCGCCGCCTGGCAACGCATATGGCAATACTTCGAGACGCACCCGGAGGTCACACGCAGCTACCGCAGCGATTTCGAGGCCTATGAAGGACCGGACAAGGTGGCGATCCACATCGGCGTTGCATGA
- a CDS encoding EVE domain-containing protein codes for MTQRNWIAVASAEHARRGRDHRPTGFMQVGHGKHAPLKRLSPGDRVAYYSPATVFGGTDRLQSFVAIGIVQSGGPYEFDMGNGFVPWRRDVAYATSHEAPIAPLIERLAFIENPRQWGYKFRFGMFEVNDGDMRLIAQAMKAEAKTLSF; via the coding sequence ATGACGCAGCGAAACTGGATCGCCGTGGCCAGCGCCGAGCATGCCCGGCGTGGCCGCGACCACCGGCCCACCGGCTTCATGCAGGTGGGCCACGGCAAGCACGCGCCGCTCAAGCGGCTGTCGCCCGGAGACCGCGTGGCCTACTATTCGCCGGCCACAGTGTTCGGCGGCACCGACAGGCTGCAGAGCTTCGTCGCGATCGGCATCGTGCAGTCGGGCGGGCCGTACGAGTTCGACATGGGCAACGGTTTCGTGCCGTGGCGCCGCGACGTGGCATATGCCACGTCGCATGAAGCGCCCATCGCGCCGTTGATCGAACGGCTCGCCTTCATCGAGAACCCCAGGCAGTGGGGCTACAAATTCCGCTTCGGCATGTTCGAGGTCAACGATGGCGACATGCGGCTGATCGCCCAGGCCATGAAGGCGGAAGCGAAGACACTATCGTTTTGA
- a CDS encoding VOC family protein → MQNAISWFEIPVADMDRAQAFYETVLGRKLRRETFGADTLAVFPHDKPATGGALQAGASGSARAGTGIRIYLDCTPGIDAVLARVEAAGGQIVGAKSALPPGMGFIAYMRDTEGNEVGLHAPD, encoded by the coding sequence ATGCAAAACGCCATCAGCTGGTTCGAGATCCCGGTCGCCGACATGGACCGCGCCCAGGCCTTCTACGAGACCGTACTGGGCCGCAAGCTGCGTCGCGAGACCTTCGGCGCCGACACGCTGGCCGTGTTCCCCCACGACAAGCCCGCCACGGGCGGCGCCCTGCAAGCCGGCGCGAGCGGCAGCGCACGTGCAGGCACCGGAATCCGCATCTACCTCGACTGCACGCCCGGCATCGACGCCGTGCTGGCACGCGTCGAGGCGGCTGGCGGACAGATCGTGGGGGCCAAGTCCGCGCTGCCTCCGGGCATGGGTTTCATCGCCTATATGCGCGACACCGAAGGCAACGAAGTCGGCCTGCACGCACCGGACTGA
- a CDS encoding PhoH family protein → MPLPPAPTKRAALLSPDAIDAPARSSHRGSRRATDQRADEAPARTPQPLELFDSIGTDGAGGASAATRPARRTKAKAAPAATPATAPAPVSAPQPQALIQVETKVQPTAPVAAPAPVSSAPQTPARPKRSKSAGPAKLFVLDTNVLLHDPMCLFRFEEHDIFLPMIVLEELDGHKKGTTEVARNGRQTSRTLDALAAAQDADIDKGLKLDTTGHREAGGRLFFQTAPLDYSLPVSLPQGKADNQILGVVQALRDEYATDKPGKPKQEVVLVSKDINMRVKARALGLAADDYQNDKTLEDGDLLYAGSLALPPDFWTRQSKTVESWQSGSNTFYRISGPLVPNLYINQFVFFEAPGEPSMYARVTEIRDKTAVLKTLKDYSSGKNAVWGVNTRNREQNFAMNLLMDPEIDFVTLTGTAGTGKTLMALASGLTQVLDDRRYTEIIMTRATVSVGEDIGFLPGTEEEKMGPWMGALDDNLEFLAKGDGGGAGEWGRAATNELIRSRIKVKSMNFMRGRTFLNKYVIIDEAQNLTPKQMKTLITRAGPGTKIICMGNLAQIDTPYLTEGSSGLTFAVDKFKGWPHGGHITLARGERSRLADFASDVL, encoded by the coding sequence ATGCCATTGCCCCCCGCCCCCACGAAACGCGCCGCATTGCTCTCGCCGGACGCAATCGACGCGCCCGCCCGTTCCTCGCACCGGGGCTCGCGCCGCGCTACCGACCAGCGCGCCGATGAGGCGCCCGCGCGCACGCCGCAACCGCTGGAACTGTTCGACAGCATCGGCACCGACGGTGCCGGCGGCGCATCCGCGGCCACGCGCCCGGCGCGCCGGACCAAGGCGAAAGCCGCGCCCGCTGCCACTCCCGCGACCGCACCGGCGCCCGTGAGCGCGCCCCAGCCGCAAGCCCTCATACAGGTCGAGACGAAGGTACAGCCGACCGCACCGGTCGCTGCTCCCGCACCTGTCTCGTCGGCGCCGCAGACTCCCGCCCGCCCCAAGCGCAGCAAGTCCGCCGGTCCCGCCAAGCTCTTCGTGCTCGACACCAACGTGCTGCTGCACGACCCGATGTGCCTGTTCCGCTTCGAGGAGCACGACATCTTCCTGCCGATGATCGTGCTGGAAGAGCTCGACGGCCACAAGAAAGGCACGACCGAAGTCGCACGCAACGGCCGCCAGACCAGCCGCACGCTTGACGCGCTGGCCGCCGCGCAGGATGCCGACATCGACAAGGGCCTGAAGCTCGACACCACCGGCCACCGCGAAGCCGGCGGCCGGCTGTTCTTCCAGACCGCACCGCTGGACTACTCGCTGCCGGTCAGCCTGCCCCAGGGCAAGGCGGACAACCAGATCCTCGGCGTGGTGCAGGCGCTGCGCGACGAGTACGCCACCGACAAGCCAGGCAAGCCGAAGCAAGAGGTCGTGCTGGTGTCGAAGGACATCAACATGCGCGTCAAGGCGCGCGCGCTCGGCCTGGCCGCCGACGACTACCAGAACGACAAGACGCTGGAAGATGGCGACCTGCTCTACGCCGGCTCGCTGGCCCTGCCGCCCGACTTCTGGACCCGCCAGAGCAAGACGGTCGAAAGCTGGCAGAGCGGCAGCAACACCTTCTACCGGATCAGCGGTCCGCTGGTGCCCAACCTGTACATCAACCAGTTCGTCTTCTTCGAAGCGCCGGGCGAGCCGAGCATGTACGCGCGCGTCACCGAAATCCGCGACAAGACCGCGGTGCTGAAGACGCTCAAGGACTACAGCTCGGGCAAGAACGCCGTGTGGGGCGTGAACACCCGCAACCGCGAGCAGAACTTCGCGATGAACCTGCTGATGGACCCGGAAATCGACTTCGTCACGCTGACCGGCACCGCCGGCACCGGCAAGACCCTGATGGCGCTGGCCTCCGGTCTCACGCAGGTGCTGGACGACCGCCGCTACACCGAGATCATCATGACCCGCGCCACCGTGAGCGTGGGCGAAGACATCGGCTTCCTGCCCGGCACCGAGGAAGAAAAGATGGGCCCCTGGATGGGCGCGCTCGACGACAACCTCGAGTTCCTGGCCAAGGGTGACGGCGGCGGTGCCGGCGAGTGGGGCCGCGCGGCCACCAACGAGCTGATCCGCAGCCGCATCAAGGTCAAGAGCATGAACTTCATGCGCGGGCGCACCTTCCTGAACAAGTACGTGATCATCGACGAGGCGCAGAACCTGACGCCCAAGCAGATGAAGACGCTGATCACGCGCGCAGGCCCCGGCACCAAGATCATCTGCATGGGCAACCTCGCGCAGATCGACACGCCGTACCTCACGGAAGGCTCCTCCGGCCTGACCTTCGCGGTCGACAAGTTCAAGGGCTGGCCGCACGGCGGGCACATCACGCTGGCGCGCGGCGAACGCTCGCGGCTGGCCGATTTCGCGAGCGACGTGCTCTAG
- a CDS encoding peroxiredoxin — protein sequence MAIVVNKPIPEFDANATGGLKVSNTSHLGHVLVMYFYPKDNTPGCTTEAMQFRDRYKDFEKAGATVFGVSRDNMKSHDEFKAKLELPFELIADTEEKMCHMFGVVKNKIMYGKKVKGIERSTFLIGADGILKAEWRGLKVPGHVDDVLKAVKALKKAA from the coding sequence ATGGCGATCGTTGTCAACAAACCCATTCCTGAATTCGACGCCAACGCCACGGGCGGCCTCAAGGTCTCGAATACCTCGCATCTCGGCCACGTGCTGGTCATGTATTTTTACCCGAAAGATAACACTCCGGGTTGTACTACCGAAGCGATGCAGTTTCGCGACCGCTACAAAGACTTCGAAAAAGCCGGTGCCACCGTCTTCGGCGTGTCCCGCGACAACATGAAGTCGCACGACGAATTCAAGGCCAAGCTCGAACTCCCCTTCGAACTCATCGCCGACACCGAAGAAAAGATGTGCCACATGTTCGGCGTGGTCAAGAACAAGATCATGTACGGCAAGAAGGTCAAGGGCATCGAGCGCAGCACCTTCCTGATCGGCGCCGACGGCATCCTGAAGGCCGAATGGCGCGGGCTCAAGGTTCCGGGGCACGTCGACGACGTGCTCAAGGCGGTCAAGGCGCTCAAGAAGGCGGCCTGA
- a CDS encoding Mth938-like domain-containing protein, with amino-acid sequence MKLQPDKSDAQSLTAHGPGWVAINNEKVEGSVVVGSRGERFEWNCASFDQLGPEHFAQLTALGAELIIFGSGNRIRFPQPAWLKPLMAQRTGVETMDTAAACRTYNILAGEGRHVIAALLVESPAGG; translated from the coding sequence ATGAAGCTCCAGCCCGACAAATCAGACGCCCAGTCCCTCACCGCGCACGGCCCCGGCTGGGTTGCAATCAACAACGAAAAAGTCGAAGGCAGCGTGGTCGTCGGCTCGCGCGGCGAGCGCTTCGAGTGGAACTGCGCCAGCTTCGACCAGCTCGGGCCGGAGCATTTCGCGCAACTGACCGCGCTGGGCGCGGAATTGATCATCTTCGGCAGCGGAAACCGCATCCGCTTTCCCCAGCCGGCGTGGCTGAAGCCCCTCATGGCGCAGCGCACCGGGGTCGAGACCATGGACACAGCCGCCGCCTGCCGGACCTACAACATCCTGGCCGGGGAAGGCCGCCACGTAATCGCCGCGCTGCTGGTCGAGAGCCCGGCGGGTGGCTGA
- a CDS encoding pyridoxal phosphate-dependent aminotransferase → MKQLKKSAKLANVLYDIRGPIMDAAKQMEEDGQKIIKLNIGNLAVFGFDAPEEIQQDMIRNLPTSAGYSDSKGVFAARKAVMHETQKQGVVGVTLDDIYLGNGASELIAMSTNALLNDGDELLLPAPDYPLWTASTSLSGGTPVHYLCDEANGWMPNLDDIRAKITPRTKGIVVINPNNPTGALYSDDLLKSIVAIAREHDLVIFADEVYDKVLYDGVKHTAIASLSTDVLTLTFNSLSKSYRSCGYRAGWLAVSGNKRAAQDYIEGLNMLSNMRLCANVPGQWAIQTALGGYQSINDLVCEGGRLRRQRDLAYELITAIPGVSCVKPSAALYMFPKLDPEVYPIEDDRQFFLELLKETRVMLVQGTGFNWATPDHFRIVFLPHEDDLREAINRIAKFLEQYRLRRKTGS, encoded by the coding sequence TTGAAGCAGCTCAAGAAATCGGCCAAGCTGGCCAACGTCCTCTACGACATCCGCGGTCCCATCATGGATGCCGCCAAGCAGATGGAAGAGGACGGCCAGAAGATCATCAAGCTCAACATCGGCAACCTGGCCGTGTTCGGCTTCGACGCGCCCGAGGAAATCCAGCAGGACATGATCCGCAACCTGCCGACCTCGGCGGGCTATTCGGACAGCAAGGGTGTCTTCGCCGCGCGCAAGGCCGTGATGCACGAGACGCAGAAGCAGGGTGTCGTGGGCGTCACACTCGACGACATCTACCTCGGCAACGGCGCCAGCGAGCTGATCGCCATGTCCACCAACGCGCTGCTCAACGACGGCGACGAGCTGCTCCTGCCTGCCCCCGACTATCCGCTGTGGACCGCTTCCACGAGCCTGTCCGGCGGCACCCCGGTGCACTACCTGTGCGACGAGGCCAACGGCTGGATGCCCAACCTGGACGACATCCGCGCCAAGATCACGCCGCGCACCAAGGGCATCGTGGTCATCAATCCGAACAACCCGACCGGCGCGCTGTATTCCGACGACCTGCTCAAGAGCATCGTGGCCATCGCGCGCGAGCACGACCTCGTGATCTTCGCCGACGAGGTCTACGACAAGGTGCTCTACGACGGCGTCAAGCACACCGCCATCGCGAGCCTGTCGACCGACGTGCTCACGCTGACCTTCAATTCGCTCTCCAAGAGCTACCGCTCGTGCGGCTACCGTGCCGGCTGGCTCGCGGTGTCGGGCAACAAGCGCGCCGCGCAGGACTACATCGAGGGCCTGAACATGCTCTCGAACATGCGCCTGTGCGCCAACGTGCCGGGCCAATGGGCCATCCAGACGGCGCTGGGCGGCTACCAGAGCATCAACGACCTCGTGTGCGAAGGCGGGCGCCTGCGCCGCCAGCGCGACCTGGCCTACGAGCTGATCACCGCCATTCCCGGCGTGAGCTGCGTCAAGCCGAGCGCCGCGCTCTACATGTTTCCCAAGCTCGACCCCGAGGTCTACCCGATCGAGGACGACCGCCAGTTCTTCCTCGAGCTGCTGAAGGAAACCCGCGTGATGCTGGTGCAGGGCACCGGCTTCAACTGGGCCACGCCCGACCATTTCCGCATCGTGTTCCTGCCCCACGAGGACGACCTGCGCGAAGCTATCAACCGCATCGCCAAGTTCCTGGAGCAGTACCGCCTGCGCCGCAAGACGGGCTCATGA
- a CDS encoding DUF1176 domain-containing protein, translated as MNLARVAVALSLVALSVGAAGKEPVAFSHNDWELACDNTLTCRAAGYQADSGGSEPVSMLVTRKAGPGTPIDIQLQIGDADGVKGTLRFKVGKATVSGLEAGTASFDDSQVRSVLPELLKGDEAQVTAGGGKKWVLSLSGLNAVLLKMDEAQGRVGTPGALVRKGSRPESSALQPVPMPVVNVPRPPKARPGDAALAARIFPSLDLKDALEQCNNQEQVNAKSVEVHRLNDRKVLLALGCGVGAYNYTTLLWIAGDKPPYAPVSLEASGEFDEKDASVTSSMKGRGIGDCWSAETWNFNGKDFVRTGATGDGMCRGFAGGAWSLPRYVSRVVVTEPAATPSKP; from the coding sequence ATGAACCTCGCCCGTGTCGCCGTGGCGCTGTCCCTGGTCGCGCTGTCCGTTGGCGCCGCCGGCAAGGAACCGGTTGCGTTCTCGCACAACGACTGGGAGCTGGCCTGCGACAACACGCTGACCTGCCGGGCCGCCGGCTACCAGGCGGACAGCGGCGGCAGCGAGCCGGTGTCGATGCTCGTTACCCGCAAGGCCGGCCCCGGCACGCCGATCGACATCCAGCTCCAGATCGGCGACGCCGACGGCGTCAAGGGCACGCTGCGCTTCAAGGTCGGCAAGGCCACGGTCTCGGGCCTCGAGGCGGGAACCGCCAGCTTCGACGACAGCCAGGTCCGTTCCGTGCTGCCCGAACTCCTCAAGGGCGACGAAGCCCAGGTCACGGCGGGCGGCGGCAAGAAGTGGGTTCTTTCGCTGTCCGGCCTCAATGCCGTGCTGCTGAAGATGGACGAGGCGCAGGGCCGGGTCGGCACGCCGGGTGCGCTGGTGCGCAAGGGCAGCAGGCCCGAATCCTCGGCGCTGCAGCCTGTGCCCATGCCCGTCGTCAACGTGCCGAGGCCGCCGAAGGCGCGTCCCGGCGATGCCGCCCTGGCCGCGCGCATCTTCCCCTCGCTCGACCTGAAAGACGCGCTCGAGCAGTGCAACAACCAGGAACAGGTCAACGCCAAGTCGGTGGAAGTCCACCGCCTGAACGACCGCAAGGTGCTGCTGGCCCTGGGCTGCGGCGTGGGGGCGTACAACTACACCACGCTGCTCTGGATTGCCGGCGACAAGCCGCCTTATGCGCCCGTGTCCCTCGAGGCGAGCGGCGAGTTCGACGAAAAGGACGCCAGCGTCACCTCTTCCATGAAGGGGCGCGGCATCGGCGACTGCTGGTCGGCCGAGACCTGGAATTTCAACGGCAAGGACTTCGTGCGCACCGGCGCGACGGGCGACGGCATGTGCCGTGGCTTCGCCGGTGGTGCCTGGAGCTTGCCCCGCTACGTCAGCCGCGTCGTCGTGACCGAGCCGGCCGCCACCCCATCCAAACCATGA